The genomic DNA AAAATTAGAAAACCCTTTATAAACAAGGGGAAAACTTTCTAAAAATCCGAACAAAAAAATAAAAAAATTGTTATCTACTAATCCAAAAAAATAAATGTTAGTATTATATAAAAATAAAATAAGAGGTGGGAAATTATGAAAAAAAGTTTAAGTGTTATATTAGGAATGGCATTAATCAATATAGTTAGCTTTGGAAAACCGTTAGAAATAGGAATCTCTCAAATAGTTGAGCATCCAGCACTAGATGCAGTTAGAATTGGTGTGGAAGAGGGATTGAAAAAAAGTGAATTAGAATTTAAACTTGATTCTCAAATTGCACAAGGAGATATGACTGTTCAGCAATTAATAATGAATAACTTTAAAAAAAATAAAAAAGATTTTATAGTTGCCATATCAACACCTACTCTTCAAAGTGCTATAAATACAACTAATGAAATACCAATACTTTTTGGAGCAATAACAAGTCCTGAACTTGCAGGTGTGACTTCTGATAAAATCAATGTTACAGGAGTTTCAGATAGAGTTCCACCAGAACTAATGGTAAATTTAGCTAAAGAGATTTTACCATCAGCAAAAACAATAGGAATAATATATAATCCCAGTGAAAAAAATTCAGAATTTAATGTGGGACTTTTAAAAGAGATTACAAAAAATAATAATATGACCCTTGTAGATGTTGGAATAACTTCGACTAATGAACTACCATCAGCTTTAGATGTTGTTTTAAATAAATCGGATGTACTTTTCACAATAACAGATAATTTAACAGTGTCATCAGCACCATTTATTTTATCAAAGGCAAAAGTAAAAAAAATACCAGTTATATCAATGAATGGTGAAGAGA from Candidatus Cetobacterium colombiensis includes the following:
- a CDS encoding ABC transporter substrate-binding protein: MKKSLSVILGMALINIVSFGKPLEIGISQIVEHPALDAVRIGVEEGLKKSELEFKLDSQIAQGDMTVQQLIMNNFKKNKKDFIVAISTPTLQSAINTTNEIPILFGAITSPELAGVTSDKINVTGVSDRVPPELMVNLAKEILPSAKTIGIIYNPSEKNSEFNVGLLKEITKNNNMTLVDVGITSTNELPSALDVVLNKSDVLFTITDNLTVSSAPFILSKAKVKKIPVISMNGEEMVKEGALGGFKVDYKGSGVIIGEMIGKIVNGEKITDIPVFTPLQYPILINESVAKELGIKIPEKLLENNL